One stretch of Bradyrhizobium canariense DNA includes these proteins:
- a CDS encoding LLM class flavin-dependent oxidoreductase translates to MDHRQLRKPDERLSMNRVGFCFLDRPSATKQLELVQKIEQLNYESAWVTETRLARDAFSVLGAFAAVTKRIQLCTGIVNSWTRGPALMAMTLATLDEMAPGRVVCGLGAYWDPLAWKQGIDRKKPVSQMREYLTIVRRLLMLEDHVTFEGEFVKVRDISLDLGHGATREPKNVKLYIGPTGPVMTELTGEIADGALLNGLLSAKYTREMVNQLNKGAVKGGRSFDTFERPQLINVSMSNDVAEARYTAKYLVTKYLGQQPHVGKASGLDPELLDRINQTMGGWPAKPGGIEDAMKLVSDEIADSLTISGTAKQIKDRTQEWMDAGISYPVILPLSENYDEIIEKLAPSEW, encoded by the coding sequence AGATTGTCTATGAACCGAGTAGGGTTTTGCTTTCTAGATCGGCCTTCAGCTACGAAGCAACTGGAACTAGTTCAAAAAATCGAGCAGCTCAATTACGAATCCGCTTGGGTTACAGAGACCCGCTTGGCACGGGATGCCTTCTCGGTGTTGGGCGCTTTCGCAGCGGTAACAAAACGCATTCAGCTTTGTACTGGAATCGTGAATTCCTGGACGCGTGGGCCTGCTCTCATGGCCATGACATTGGCTACGCTCGACGAAATGGCCCCCGGACGAGTTGTATGTGGTCTTGGGGCATACTGGGATCCGTTGGCCTGGAAACAGGGAATAGACCGCAAAAAGCCCGTTTCTCAAATGCGCGAGTATCTCACGATCGTTCGTAGACTCCTCATGCTTGAGGATCATGTTACCTTTGAGGGAGAATTTGTGAAGGTTCGCGATATTTCGTTGGATTTAGGCCACGGTGCAACGCGCGAACCGAAAAATGTGAAGCTTTATATTGGCCCAACAGGACCGGTGATGACAGAGCTCACGGGAGAAATTGCTGATGGTGCGCTTCTGAACGGCCTTCTCAGTGCTAAATACACTCGCGAAATGGTGAATCAATTGAACAAGGGAGCCGTCAAAGGCGGGCGTTCATTCGACACCTTTGAGCGTCCCCAACTGATAAATGTTTCGATGTCAAACGACGTCGCTGAAGCACGATACACCGCAAAATACCTTGTTACAAAGTATCTCGGTCAGCAACCTCACGTTGGCAAGGCGAGCGGCTTAGATCCGGAGCTACTCGATCGCATCAACCAGACCATGGGTGGCTGGCCAGCGAAGCCTGGTGGGATTGAAGACGCAATGAAGCTAGTCAGTGACGAGATTGCTGACAGCTTGACTATCTCTGGCACTGCAAAGCAGATCAAAGACCGCACACAAGAATGGATGGACGCCGGCATCTCATACCCGGTTATCCTGCCACTAAGCGAGAATTACGACGAAATCATCGAGAAGCTCGCACCAAGTGAGTGGTGA
- the cofH gene encoding 5-amino-6-(D-ribitylamino)uracil--L-tyrosine 4-hydroxyphenyl transferase CofH: MTVLTHHTTIEMARSGSRLSDDAILSLANCDNLSLLMDAAAEIRDREFGDNISYSKKVFVPLTQLCRDVCHYCTFAHAPNKTTPAYLSIESVLRIARSGKDAGCKEVLFTLGDKPELRYRSAKDALRELGYESTLEYLVAACDAVLKETGLIPHLNPGLLKATDMQRLRRVSGSMGVMLETIADRLSSRGGPHFGSPDKDPKLRLEMIDNAGANRIPFTTGLLIGIGETRGERIQSLLALRRSHERFGHIQEIIIQNFRPKAGTLMANAPAASLDDQLWTVAIARLTFGSSTSIQAPPNLNEGNISRLVDAGINDWGGISPVTVDYVNPEAPWPQIDTLAKEMSSRGKRLIERVAIYPGYARDAGAWLDRKIEPSVLKLTDSEGYAREDDWIPGGSNTPAEFANPTAIRSVVTPGRKKLNDAIDKASSGQELTEAEIVTLFNTRAGDATAVIAAADSLRKKINGDSVSFVTTRNINYTNICTFHCQFCAFSKGKRKDHRDERVYNLDLSEIGKRVREAWSAGATEVCLQGGIHPSYTGETYLSILKAAKQACPDIHVHAFSPLEIQHGASTLGISVSEFLTTLKQAGLGSLPGTAAEILDDSIRQIICPDKLNTAEWLTVMRAAHLVGLRSTATIMFGHVDGPVHWARHLLHIRSLQKETGGFTEFVPLPFVPMEAPIYLKGKSRRGATLRESILMHAVSRLVLHPLIRNIQVSWVKMGEAGVKMSLRAGVNDLGGTLMNESISRAAGAVHGQSMTPQRFSELASAVERKIWQRTTLYEPVSAKQAEHSASAMFAET, encoded by the coding sequence ATGACCGTGCTAACGCATCATACCACCATCGAAATGGCGAGGTCCGGATCCCGTTTGAGCGATGATGCGATCTTATCCTTGGCAAATTGCGACAATTTAAGTTTGCTTATGGATGCCGCGGCTGAAATTCGTGACCGCGAATTCGGTGACAACATCTCATATTCGAAAAAGGTGTTTGTTCCGCTCACTCAGCTTTGCCGAGACGTCTGCCATTATTGCACGTTCGCTCACGCTCCAAACAAAACGACGCCAGCCTATCTCTCCATCGAAAGCGTGCTGCGGATCGCGCGCTCGGGCAAAGACGCGGGATGCAAAGAGGTTCTATTTACGTTGGGAGACAAGCCAGAGCTGCGTTATCGCTCAGCTAAAGACGCCCTTCGTGAGTTAGGATACGAGAGTACGCTGGAATACTTAGTCGCTGCCTGCGATGCAGTATTGAAAGAAACCGGATTGATACCTCATCTAAATCCGGGTTTGTTGAAGGCGACTGATATGCAACGACTTCGCCGAGTTTCGGGGTCGATGGGCGTAATGCTGGAGACAATCGCAGATCGTCTCAGTTCGCGGGGCGGCCCGCATTTTGGCTCACCCGATAAGGACCCAAAGCTACGATTAGAAATGATTGATAACGCCGGCGCTAACCGTATTCCGTTTACGACCGGGCTTTTGATTGGCATTGGCGAGACCCGTGGTGAACGTATTCAGAGCTTGCTAGCTTTACGCAGGAGTCATGAAAGGTTTGGCCATATTCAAGAAATTATTATCCAGAACTTTCGACCAAAAGCCGGAACATTGATGGCCAACGCGCCCGCAGCCTCGTTGGATGATCAGCTTTGGACTGTTGCAATTGCGCGACTCACATTCGGATCGTCGACGAGCATTCAGGCGCCACCAAACCTCAATGAAGGAAATATCTCCCGATTGGTGGATGCGGGCATTAATGACTGGGGCGGAATCTCGCCAGTGACGGTTGACTACGTCAACCCAGAAGCGCCATGGCCGCAGATTGATACGTTGGCGAAAGAAATGAGTTCGAGAGGCAAGCGTTTAATCGAGCGTGTTGCTATTTATCCCGGATATGCAAGAGATGCAGGCGCGTGGCTCGACCGGAAAATAGAGCCATCTGTTCTGAAATTGACCGACTCCGAGGGATACGCTCGTGAGGATGATTGGATACCAGGCGGCAGCAACACGCCGGCAGAATTTGCAAATCCGACCGCAATACGTTCCGTCGTGACGCCTGGCCGGAAGAAATTGAATGACGCGATTGATAAAGCGAGCTCGGGACAAGAACTCACAGAAGCTGAAATTGTCACCCTTTTTAATACGCGCGCGGGTGATGCAACTGCCGTAATTGCAGCCGCGGACAGCCTAAGGAAGAAGATCAATGGGGACAGCGTTAGCTTTGTAACAACCAGAAACATCAACTATACGAATATCTGCACGTTTCACTGTCAATTCTGTGCTTTCTCTAAAGGAAAGCGCAAAGATCATCGAGATGAGCGAGTTTATAATCTGGATCTTTCCGAGATTGGAAAAAGAGTCCGGGAGGCGTGGAGTGCAGGAGCCACGGAGGTATGCCTTCAGGGCGGGATACATCCGTCGTACACCGGCGAGACCTATCTTTCGATCTTAAAGGCAGCGAAACAAGCTTGCCCCGATATTCATGTCCATGCATTTTCGCCACTTGAAATACAACATGGCGCTTCGACTTTGGGTATTTCTGTCTCAGAGTTTCTGACAACTCTGAAGCAAGCGGGTCTCGGAAGCTTACCAGGGACGGCCGCAGAAATCCTGGACGACTCTATTAGGCAAATAATATGTCCCGATAAATTGAATACAGCCGAGTGGCTTACGGTAATGCGCGCAGCGCACTTGGTGGGGTTGCGATCAACTGCAACGATAATGTTTGGCCACGTAGACGGTCCAGTTCATTGGGCCCGTCATTTGCTGCACATTCGATCTTTGCAAAAAGAAACAGGTGGATTCACCGAGTTTGTGCCCCTTCCGTTCGTTCCGATGGAGGCGCCGATTTACCTGAAAGGAAAATCACGGAGAGGTGCGACGTTGAGGGAGTCCATTTTAATGCACGCTGTTTCTCGGCTTGTTTTGCATCCGCTAATAAGAAACATTCAAGTGTCGTGGGTGAAAATGGGCGAGGCTGGAGTTAAGATGAGCTTGCGCGCCGGCGTCAATGATCTCGGTGGGACATTGATGAACGAATCCATTTCACGTGCGGCGGGTGCTGTGCATGGTCAAAGCATGACTCCGCAAAGATTCTCTGAGCTCGCATCGGCAGTTGAGCGAAAAATATGGCAGAGAACTACTTTATATGAGCCGGTTTCTGCCAAGCAAGCAGAACATAGCGCATCGGCTATGTTCGCGGAGACGTAG
- the cofE gene encoding coenzyme F420-0:L-glutamate ligase: protein MTNLSIAAVSGIPDVQAGTDLAKAIVQALKDNNLQLKHHDVLVVAQKIVSKSEGRFVNLNDVKPGEQALALAARCRKDPRLVQVILDQSNRVVRCAPDILIVEHKLGLVMANAGIDKSNIGVFPDAQMVLLLPEHPDRSAQQLRCELQKLVQQDLGIIINDSFGRPWRLGTVGVAIGAAGIDCTDDRRGEVDMFGRILETTVVGRADEIASAASLVMGQGSERIPVVLVRGLGPSQNVSPALSMVRKSAEDLFR, encoded by the coding sequence ATGACGAATTTATCTATCGCAGCGGTCAGTGGTATTCCGGATGTGCAAGCCGGTACTGATCTTGCAAAAGCTATTGTCCAGGCGCTTAAGGACAACAACCTTCAGCTAAAGCATCATGACGTGTTGGTTGTTGCGCAAAAAATTGTTTCAAAATCAGAAGGGCGCTTTGTCAATTTGAATGACGTCAAGCCTGGTGAGCAGGCGCTAGCCCTTGCCGCTCGATGTAGGAAAGATCCGAGGCTGGTCCAAGTTATTCTAGATCAATCAAATCGCGTCGTTCGATGTGCTCCAGACATTCTTATAGTTGAGCATAAGCTAGGACTTGTTATGGCTAATGCCGGAATAGATAAATCGAACATTGGCGTATTTCCCGACGCGCAGATGGTTCTGCTTCTTCCAGAGCATCCAGATCGTAGCGCTCAGCAATTGAGGTGTGAATTGCAGAAGCTTGTACAACAAGACCTCGGCATAATTATCAATGACAGCTTTGGTAGGCCGTGGCGTCTGGGCACCGTTGGCGTAGCGATCGGCGCTGCGGGAATCGACTGCACTGACGACCGGCGAGGTGAAGTCGATATGTTCGGGAGAATACTCGAGACTACTGTCGTTGGACGAGCAGACGAGATTGCGTCAGCGGCATCTTTGGTCATGGGACAGGGGAGTGAGCGGATACCGGTAGTTTTGGTCCGTGGATTGGGGCCGTCGCAAAACGTGTCACCGGCTTTATCGATGGTGCGAAAAAGCGCGGAGGACCTGTTCAGATGA
- a CDS encoding dihydroorotase, with translation MVSNSFDRVIIGDVVLKDRVVEDAYVGISGGIIKAIGHGGPPNSIATDDYSGCLLFPGLVDAQVHSGSHEGYTGLADATRAAAAGGVTTIVDMPFDNPLPVDSVARFRQKVDAVHSLAIVDVGLYVTPPKSKDYAWVAELKSLGACAIKISTYEYHPVRFPRTRTGEMIGLFNAAASADLPVSFHNEDQDIVEFYVNQAKERGETGIEAHWLTRPPIAELVADAQVLELASHTDVRCHIVHSSLESGCTIASEYKKRGNAVTVETCIHYLTLNQDDMKTRGAFLKINPPLRSETDRIELWKSVTRGDIDMISTDHVGWPASRKQDSDIFKNGSGAPGLEGFLPALYTEAVSKRSFCPTLIAKLASENPARHFGFYPRKGSIAIGADADIAVFKKGNNIFDPARLASKIKWSPYDGRAMAGRVEATYLRGDRIYGQNTITAKQGYGRFLAPLS, from the coding sequence ATGGTGAGCAACTCGTTTGATCGAGTAATTATTGGCGACGTAGTATTGAAAGACCGCGTCGTAGAAGACGCTTATGTCGGAATAAGCGGCGGGATCATCAAGGCCATCGGTCATGGTGGCCCGCCGAATTCTATAGCGACTGACGATTACAGTGGCTGCCTGCTATTTCCAGGTTTAGTCGACGCGCAGGTTCATTCTGGAAGCCACGAAGGCTATACGGGCTTGGCAGATGCCACCCGTGCAGCTGCAGCCGGGGGGGTGACAACGATAGTCGACATGCCGTTTGATAATCCCCTTCCTGTGGATAGTGTTGCTCGCTTTCGTCAAAAGGTGGATGCCGTCCATTCGCTGGCCATCGTCGATGTCGGCTTGTACGTTACCCCGCCCAAATCAAAGGACTACGCATGGGTTGCAGAACTGAAATCGTTGGGAGCGTGCGCAATAAAGATTTCAACTTACGAGTATCACCCCGTGCGTTTTCCTCGAACGCGTACGGGTGAAATGATTGGTTTGTTCAATGCTGCGGCGAGCGCGGATCTACCAGTCTCATTCCACAACGAAGATCAAGACATTGTGGAATTCTACGTCAATCAAGCTAAAGAACGAGGCGAGACAGGTATTGAAGCACATTGGCTTACTCGACCTCCAATTGCCGAACTCGTGGCGGACGCTCAAGTCCTAGAGCTAGCCTCCCATACTGATGTGAGATGCCACATCGTACATAGTTCGCTAGAATCCGGCTGCACGATTGCATCTGAGTATAAAAAACGTGGCAACGCCGTCACCGTAGAAACATGCATCCATTATTTGACCCTAAATCAAGATGACATGAAAACTCGTGGCGCATTCTTAAAGATCAATCCGCCTCTTCGGTCCGAAACCGATCGAATTGAACTTTGGAAAAGTGTCACGAGAGGCGACATCGACATGATTTCAACAGATCATGTCGGGTGGCCTGCATCGAGAAAACAAGACTCCGATATATTTAAAAATGGTTCCGGTGCTCCTGGCTTGGAGGGTTTCCTGCCTGCTCTTTATACTGAGGCTGTATCGAAACGAAGTTTCTGCCCCACACTCATAGCAAAGCTAGCGTCGGAAAATCCGGCTCGTCATTTCGGCTTCTACCCTCGCAAAGGGTCAATCGCAATTGGCGCCGATGCGGACATAGCTGTCTTTAAAAAGGGAAATAATATTTTTGATCCCGCTCGTTTGGCCTCGAAAATAAAATGGAGCCCTTACGACGGGCGCGCTATGGCAGGTCGGGTCGAAGCCACTTATTTACGCGGTGATCGAATTTATGGCCAAAACACTATTACCGCGAAGCAGGGATATGGACGTTTCCTCGCTCCGCTAAGTTGA
- a CDS encoding ABC transporter permease, which yields MEFFDIVASSSVRLMVPLLLAVLGELISERAGITNIGLEGMMAAGAFIAYITAVGDSGLLIAILAASVAGAFVGSLMAIGTVLLRGNGILVGFSLFVLAPGLANFLFVQNGVTSATPALPDIAVPYLSEIPLIGPAFFLQNIFYYVAIGLTALVWALFKWTKIGLIISAVGHDPNKSQAKGLNPKAIQTSALLVCGSFAGLGGAALSLGAVASYVPNMIDGRGFVVISIVILGRWNVMGAVAGSLFMGLLDALKLNLPQVSDVPVQFLTALPWVAVLIMLIASARMRTSAPRSLI from the coding sequence ATGGAATTTTTCGATATTGTTGCAAGCAGCAGCGTACGTCTAATGGTCCCTCTTTTGCTTGCGGTGTTGGGAGAGCTTATCTCTGAAAGAGCGGGTATAACGAATATCGGACTTGAAGGAATGATGGCCGCGGGCGCTTTTATAGCCTACATCACCGCCGTCGGAGATTCCGGACTCTTGATCGCGATTCTCGCCGCTAGTGTGGCTGGTGCATTTGTCGGTTCGCTTATGGCGATCGGCACGGTTCTGTTGCGTGGAAATGGCATACTGGTAGGATTCTCGCTATTTGTATTGGCGCCCGGTCTTGCAAACTTCCTGTTTGTGCAAAACGGCGTTACGTCTGCCACGCCAGCACTTCCAGATATTGCAGTGCCTTATCTAAGTGAAATCCCTTTGATCGGACCGGCGTTCTTTTTGCAGAATATATTTTACTATGTTGCAATCGGATTGACAGCGCTTGTCTGGGCACTCTTCAAGTGGACTAAGATTGGCCTCATCATTTCTGCTGTAGGACATGATCCGAACAAGTCCCAGGCCAAAGGACTAAATCCAAAGGCAATCCAAACCTCGGCGCTACTTGTTTGCGGTTCATTTGCAGGCTTGGGAGGCGCGGCGCTTTCGCTAGGAGCAGTAGCATCTTACGTCCCGAACATGATTGACGGTCGAGGATTTGTAGTCATCTCAATCGTCATTTTGGGTCGATGGAACGTGATGGGAGCTGTTGCAGGTTCGCTATTCATGGGATTGTTAGACGCCTTGAAGTTAAATTTGCCCCAGGTGTCGGACGTTCCTGTCCAATTTCTGACCGCTCTCCCGTGGGTAGCGGTTTTAATTATGTTGATAGCTAGCGCACGCATGCGGACCAGCGCTCCGCGTTCATTAATTTGA
- the cofD gene encoding 2-phospho-L-lactate transferase: MNGTSGSQRKSIVALCGGVGGAKLALGLDRVAAENSDISIVANVGDDFRWLGLYISPDIDTILYTLSGNADEKKGWGRKDETWSFMEALQEIRSDAWFNLGDKDLALHVERSSRMAAGASLSETTNDLRAAFKVRSRIIPVSDDSIRTYLRSKNTWLPFQEYFVHQKCEPSVSEIAYRGAELARLHDDVRHLLIDETPDAVVICPSNPMLSIEPMLAIPELRQALRETKAPVVGVSPIISREAVKGPTAKLFTEFGIEPSAQACAYRYRDFIDAFVIDLNDEVELPGVEIRKERILMTTNEDKQRVATCVLDFAASMAKRKT, from the coding sequence ATGAACGGCACCTCAGGATCTCAGCGCAAATCGATTGTTGCGCTTTGTGGAGGTGTAGGTGGAGCAAAGCTTGCACTTGGGTTAGATCGTGTCGCAGCCGAAAACTCTGACATCTCGATTGTCGCGAATGTAGGAGATGATTTTCGATGGCTGGGATTATACATATCACCTGACATAGACACGATACTGTACACATTGTCCGGCAACGCGGACGAGAAGAAGGGATGGGGGCGCAAAGACGAAACGTGGAGCTTTATGGAAGCTCTTCAAGAAATTAGGTCTGACGCGTGGTTTAATCTCGGGGACAAAGATCTGGCATTGCATGTCGAGCGTTCGTCAAGAATGGCCGCAGGAGCGTCGCTTTCGGAGACGACAAATGATCTCAGAGCAGCATTTAAGGTGAGGTCGAGAATTATCCCGGTCAGCGATGACTCGATCAGGACGTACCTTCGATCAAAAAACACATGGTTGCCGTTTCAGGAGTACTTCGTTCACCAAAAATGCGAGCCGAGTGTGTCGGAAATCGCGTATCGCGGTGCGGAGCTGGCGCGCCTTCACGACGACGTACGGCATTTACTCATTGACGAAACGCCTGATGCCGTAGTGATTTGCCCGTCGAACCCTATGCTAAGCATTGAGCCAATGCTGGCAATACCTGAATTGCGACAAGCCCTTCGAGAGACGAAGGCCCCCGTCGTGGGAGTTTCTCCGATTATTTCCCGAGAGGCGGTCAAGGGGCCCACCGCAAAACTATTTACTGAGTTTGGAATTGAACCGTCAGCCCAAGCTTGTGCTTATCGCTATCGTGATTTCATCGATGCCTTCGTGATCGATCTAAACGACGAAGTCGAACTTCCGGGAGTTGAAATCCGGAAAGAGCGCATTCTCATGACAACCAACGAAGATAAACAGCGCGTCGCGACCTGCGTGCTGGATTTCGCTGCCTCGATGGCAAAAAGAAAAACATAA
- a CDS encoding SDR family NAD(P)-dependent oxidoreductase: MMLTGKIAIVTGGAEGIGRAIVSKLTKIGATVVLADITHEKSKHAADEINLENKNESCIPIEADVSSRDAVDGMVRRTVERFGKIDILVNNAGIWKGLTRQPFWKTETEEWKRVFSVNTDGAFFCASAVAPHMVAKNYGRIIFIGSATVGEAQAEITQYTSSKAALIGLMRCAARELGKNNITVNMVHPSLTDTGGVTKERLELRAKSKFIPKVAVPDDLTGLVAFLAGDEGSFMTAQQIYIDGGGVLN; this comes from the coding sequence ATGATGCTGACGGGTAAAATCGCAATTGTGACTGGTGGCGCAGAGGGTATCGGGCGCGCCATTGTTAGCAAGCTTACTAAGATTGGAGCCACTGTCGTATTGGCCGATATAACGCACGAAAAGTCGAAACATGCGGCAGATGAAATAAATCTCGAAAATAAGAACGAGTCATGCATTCCGATTGAAGCAGACGTATCGTCGCGCGACGCGGTAGACGGAATGGTAAGAAGAACGGTCGAACGTTTTGGAAAGATAGACATTCTGGTTAATAATGCGGGAATCTGGAAAGGGTTGACGCGTCAGCCGTTTTGGAAAACTGAAACTGAAGAGTGGAAGAGAGTATTTTCTGTGAACACAGATGGTGCATTCTTTTGTGCATCGGCGGTCGCTCCCCACATGGTCGCGAAGAATTATGGTCGCATCATATTTATTGGTTCTGCCACAGTGGGTGAGGCTCAGGCCGAGATCACGCAATACACTTCTTCGAAAGCGGCTCTGATCGGCCTAATGCGATGTGCCGCTCGCGAGCTCGGAAAGAACAACATAACCGTCAATATGGTCCATCCGAGTTTGACGGATACCGGCGGCGTTACCAAAGAACGTCTTGAGCTACGAGCTAAAAGCAAATTTATCCCGAAAGTTGCTGTGCCGGACGATTTAACGGGCTTGGTGGCCTTTCTCGCGGGCGACGAGGGTAGCTTCATGACGGCTCAGCAGATCTATATCGATGGTGGTGGCGTGCTTAATTAG
- a CDS encoding ABC transporter permease, whose product MIASDRRSLVSNAIYSDGVRPIGLAALVTACLLLSIHADPILVAKVLWTSTFGSLRTFGEGLVRAAPLLMVSATLLPSLRAKIYNIGAPGQIGAGALATTVIALAVPQSPSVLLISVCGIAAAIAGAAVAFVPGYLKARWNVSEIVSSLAMNFVTVSVLSYLLSGPLQSDFANLPQSPALPPSSTLPLLFSGTRAHIGLIVSLIVVILLSILATSVMGYRLRMFSSNATLAARSGVNANRYLISLMMLGGAGAGLAGWMQVAAIDHRLYPGVADPIGYAGLFVALLGGLNPFGIVVSSFLMGALLYGAGALQIGASISPEITQVFLGVVLFTYAARPTAIQ is encoded by the coding sequence ATGATCGCGTCGGATAGGCGATCGCTCGTATCGAACGCTATTTATTCTGATGGAGTAAGGCCGATTGGTTTAGCGGCGCTGGTTACGGCATGTCTTCTACTTTCCATACATGCTGATCCAATATTGGTTGCGAAGGTGCTTTGGACATCAACCTTCGGCTCGCTGCGGACGTTCGGCGAAGGATTGGTTCGTGCAGCACCGTTGTTGATGGTATCCGCTACATTGCTACCGTCTTTACGAGCTAAGATTTATAATATTGGAGCGCCTGGGCAAATTGGCGCGGGCGCTCTCGCAACCACTGTTATCGCGTTGGCAGTGCCGCAATCGCCAAGTGTTCTTTTAATAAGTGTATGTGGGATTGCAGCGGCGATCGCTGGCGCGGCGGTTGCTTTTGTTCCCGGATATTTAAAGGCGCGGTGGAATGTAAGTGAAATTGTATCGTCGCTCGCGATGAATTTTGTGACCGTCTCGGTGCTCAGCTATCTGTTGAGTGGGCCGCTACAAAGCGATTTTGCTAACCTTCCGCAATCGCCGGCTTTGCCGCCCTCCAGCACCTTACCCTTACTATTCTCAGGAACGAGGGCGCATATTGGTCTAATAGTCTCTCTCATTGTGGTGATCCTGCTTTCGATACTTGCAACTTCTGTGATGGGTTACAGGCTGAGAATGTTCAGTAGCAATGCCACGTTAGCAGCCCGCTCCGGAGTAAACGCAAATCGATACCTCATATCCTTGATGATGTTAGGTGGTGCCGGAGCTGGACTCGCCGGATGGATGCAGGTCGCTGCAATTGACCATCGACTTTATCCAGGCGTTGCTGACCCCATTGGATACGCAGGTTTATTTGTGGCCTTGCTGGGTGGATTAAATCCATTTGGGATTGTTGTGTCGTCCTTTCTAATGGGGGCGCTTCTCTACGGTGCTGGAGCGCTCCAGATTGGCGCGTCGATCTCTCCGGAGATTACCCAGGTGTTTCTAGGGGTAGTTCTTTTTACCTACGCAGCTCGCCCAACAGCAATCCAATAA
- a CDS encoding GlcG/HbpS family heme-binding protein, whose protein sequence is MTDEEATALLVAAVNEARNIDKAISAAVVDTSGYLVGLRRMNGAGFLTPQIAEAKAFSVAAWKVSTLDIAERARARPETFSAFVHIGRTKLVPGHGGHPIEKAGRVIGALGISGGTGEEDEVICLAAINARASRSK, encoded by the coding sequence ATGACCGACGAAGAAGCCACAGCGTTGCTCGTTGCCGCGGTTAATGAGGCACGCAATATCGATAAGGCAATTTCAGCCGCGGTAGTTGATACCAGCGGGTATCTAGTTGGCTTGCGCAGAATGAATGGGGCTGGATTTCTGACTCCTCAAATTGCAGAGGCAAAAGCTTTCAGTGTGGCGGCCTGGAAGGTATCAACGTTGGATATTGCGGAACGAGCCCGAGCACGGCCGGAAACATTCTCAGCATTTGTTCATATTGGTCGTACCAAGCTCGTTCCGGGCCATGGTGGGCATCCAATTGAGAAAGCCGGGCGAGTAATTGGAGCGTTAGGAATTAGCGGCGGAACCGGAGAAGAAGACGAAGTTATATGTTTAGCTGCAATCAACGCGCGAGCATCGCGGTCCAAATAA